Proteins encoded within one genomic window of Sphaeramia orbicularis unplaced genomic scaffold, fSphaOr1.1, whole genome shotgun sequence:
- the LOC115416513 gene encoding DET1 homolog: MDDDIPTLKPRRIQNQNVVHRLERRRICSGRPGAHWYRVRCFHQNLFPNFTVVNVEKPPCFLRKFSPDGRCFIAFSSDQTSLEIYEYQGCQAAQDLLRGQEGETLLTANDQRSLNIRGRLFERFFSLLHVTNVASNGEHLNRECSLFTDDCRYVIVGSAVYVPEEPPPYFFEVYRNNESVTPNPRSPLEDYSLHIIDLHTGRLCDTRSFKCDKIILSHNQGLYLYRNILAVLSVQQQTIHVFQVTPEGTFLDVRTIGRFCYEDDLLTLSAVYTEAQAESQPGFPRLYTDKTINSLKHRLLVYLWRRAEQDGSPTAKRRFFQFFDQLRRLRMWKMQLLDEHHLFIKYTSEDVVTLRVTDPSQVPTHT; the protein is encoded by the exons ATGGATGACGACATCCCGACCCTCAAGCCCAGACGGATCCAGAATCAAAACGTTGTTCATCGCTTAGAAAGGAGGAGGATCTGCTCGGGACGGCCAGGGGCTCACTGGTACCGAGTGCGCTGCTTCCACCAGAACCTGTTCCCCAACTTCACCGTGGTAAATGTGGAGAAACCCCCGTGTTTCCTGAGGAAGTTCTCACCAGATGGACGCTGCTTCATCGCCTTCTCCTCAGACCAGACGTCTCTGGAG ATTTATGAATACCAAGGCTGCCAGGCGGCTCAGGATCTGCTCCGAGGCCAGGAGGGGGAGACTCTGCTGACGGCCAACGACCAGCGCTCCCTCAACATCCGAGGACGCCTGTTCGAGCGCTTCTTCTCGCTGCTCCACGTCACCAATGTGGCCTCTAACGGCGAACACCTCAACCGCGAGTGTAGCCTCTTCACCGACGACTGCCGCTACGTCATCGTGGGCTCGGCGGTGTACGTTCCAGAGGAGCCGCCGCCGTACTTCTTTGAG GTGTATCGCAACAATGAATCGGTGACCCCTAACCCTCGTTCTCCTCTGGAGGACTACTCCCTCCACATCATCGACCTCCACACCGGCAGACTGTGCGACACCAGGTcctttaagtgtgataagattaTTCTGTCCCACAACCAGGGCCTCTACCTCTACAGGAACATCCTGGCTGTGCTGTCGGTCCAACAGCAGACCATACATGTCTTTCAG GTGACTCCAGAGGGGACGTTCCTGGACGTACGGACCATTGGACGCTTCTGTTACGAGGACGACCTGCTGACTCTTTCAGCCGTTTACACCGAGGCCCAGGCCGAGAGTCAGCCGGGTTTCCCTCGTCTCTACACCGACAAAACCATCAACTCCCTAAAGCATCGGCTGCTGGTCTACCTGTGGAGGAGGGCGGAGCAGGACGGCAGCCCCACCGCCAAGAGGAG ATTTTTCCAGTTTTTCGATCAGCTGAGGAGGCTGAGAATGTGGAAGATGCAGCTGTTGGACGAGCATCACCTCTTTATTAAATACACCAGCGAAGACGTGGTCACACTGCGAGTCACCGACCCCTCACAGGTaccaacacacacatga